A genomic region of Oryza glaberrima chromosome 1, OglaRS2, whole genome shotgun sequence contains the following coding sequences:
- the LOC127761954 gene encoding RING-H2 finger protein ATL67-like: protein MSSSSSSLLSSLATLGLGYSIAIALGFLVLLASLLLASYFCFRRGGGGGHFSGVLTPSSSSSHLSITVPRVLFVAEGSESPDAYSSGVAAASSPVGLDPAAIASYPKVPFYSGAGADADAMCSICLSEYADGEMLRVMPDCRHRFHVSCLDAWLRRNASCPVCRSSPIPTPVATPLATPLSELVPLSQYAADRRRSR from the coding sequence atgtcctcctcatcctcttcgCTGCTCTCCTCGCTCGCCACGCTCGGCCTCGGGTACTCGATCGCCATCGCGCTGGGATTCCTCGTCCTGCTCGCGTCGCTCCTCCTCGCGTCATACTTCTGCTTCcgccgcgggggcggcggcgggcacttCTCCGGCGTGCTCACcccgagctccagctccagccacCTCTCCATCACCGTCCCGCGCGTGCTCTTCGTCGCGGAGGGGTCCGAGTCCCCCGACGCCTACTCCTCGGGCGTCGCGGCCGCGTCGTCCCCCGTGGGGCTCGACCCCGCGGCCATCGCGTCGTACCCGAAGGTCCCCTTCtacagcggcgccggcgcggacgcCGACGCCATGTGCTCGATCTGCCTCAGCGAGTACGCGGACGGGGAGATGCTGCGCGTGATGCCCGACTGCAGGCACAGGTTCCACGTCTCCTGCCTCGACGCCTGGCTGCGCCGGAACGCGTCGTGCCCCGTGTGCAGGTCCTCGCCCATCCCCACGCCGGTGGCCACGCCGCTGGCGACGCCGCTGTCGGAGCTCGTCCCGCTCTCGCAGTACGCCGCCGATCGGAGGCGCAGCAGGTGA
- the LOC127782823 gene encoding reticulon-like protein B1, with product MAEHKEEQSVMEKLSEKLHGDSSSSSSDSDDDKKGSSSSSAAAAMKAKIYRLFGRERPVHSVLGGGKPADLVLWRNKKISGGVLAGATAIWLLFEIMEYHLLTLVCHCLILSLAVLFLWSNASTFIHKSPPNIPEVKIPEDLTVNIALSLRYEINRGFATLREIGHGRDLKKFLIVIAGLWILSVLGSSCNFLTLFYIVFVALYTVPVLYEKYEDKVDAFGEKAEIEFKKYYALFEEKCLSKIPKGPLKDKKH from the exons atgGCTGAGCACAAGGAGGAGCAGTCGGTGATGGAGAAGCTCTCCGAGAAGCTGCACGGCGactcctcgtcgtcttcctcagaCTCGGACGACGACAAGAAGggttcctcctcgtcgtcggcggcggcggccatgaagGCCAAGATCTACCGCCTCTTCGGCCGCGAGAGGCCCGTCCACtccgtcctcggcggcggcaagc CTGCTGATCTCGTGCTATGGAGGAACAAGAAGATCTCCGGTGGGGTGCTCGCCGGAGCCACGGCCATCTGGCTACTCTTCGAGATCATGGAGTACCACCTCCTCACCTTGGTGTGCCACTGCCTCATTCTCTCCCTGGCCGTCCTCTTCCTCTGGTCCAATGCCTCCACTTTCATCCACAA GTCCCCTCCAAACATTCCTGAGGTGAAAATTCCAGAGGACTTGACAGTAAACATTGCCCTTTCTCTGAGATATGAGATCAATAGAGGTTTTGCAACCTTGAGGGAGATTGGTCATGGCCGTGATCTGAAGAAGTTCCTCATT GTGATCGCTGGACTCTGGATTCTGTCAGTTCTTGGTAGCAGCTGCAACTTTTTGACTTTGTTCTACATAG TTTTTGTGGCGCTCTACACTGTGCCAGTACTGTATGAGAAGTATGAGGACAAGGTTGATGCTTTTGGTGAGAAGGCTGAGATTGAATTTAAGAAGTACTATGCCCTCTTTGAAGAGAAATGCCTATCGAAGATTCCCAAGGGTCCTTTGAAAGATAAGAAGCACTAG
- the LOC127760238 gene encoding uncharacterized protein LOC127760238: MSPLPSQSLQPHNSSHLWPSLFKIPPLSSEAANTYASAPLHTRAHGMLDDAPQNPPSWPFAPCTLHGCSAMDHSNSPPVPDIGSFSYSWPTNKPLARADDDTHARGCSFDFSPPPFECSKQAAAMAHADQMFRDGLLLPLRAVRRQGGGGGGDDDGGGGDVSGGDVSGAPKRDAIPVLLRPRYVDSAQRITTTIPASKRHLLPRLASPSSPRSSLRVAAAPGWSPSSVLGLGASIKLRLPSLGRRCGRVLPRRLSCKCLTFLEPLYQKMASCCVGRRITTRHAYGRAAADESRNIKVCEDAIRDAILHCKKSL, from the coding sequence ATGTCGCCCCTGCCATCGCAATCTCTGCAACCCCACAATAGTTCCCATCTGTGGCCTTCCCTTTTTAAAATTCCTCCACTCTCCAGCGAGGCAGCGAATACGTATGCATCTGCTCCACTCCACACTCGCGCGCACGGCATGCTTGACGACGCTCCACAAAACCCCCCATCTTGGCCATTTGCCCCTTGCACACTGCACGGCTGCAGCGCCATGGATCACTCCAACTCGCCTCCCGTCCCTGACATTGGCAGCTTCTCCTACAGCTGGCCGACTAACaagccgctcgcgcgcgccgacgacgacacgCACGCGCGGGGATGCAGCTTCgacttctcgccgccgccgttcgagTGCTCCAAGCAAGCCGCGGCGATGGCCCACGCCGACCAGATGTTCCGCGACGGCCTTCTCCTCCCACTGCGAGCCGTACGGCgtcagggaggcggcggcggcggcgacgacgacggcggcggcggcgacgtcagcggcggcgacgtcagCGGCGCCCCCAAGCGGGACGCTATCCCGGTGCTCCTGCGGCCGCGCTATGTGGACTCGGCCCAGAGGATCACGACGACGATCCCCGCGAGCAAGCGCCACCTGCTGCCCCGGCTGGCGTCGCCAAGTTCCCCGCGTTCGTCTCTCCGCGTTGCGGCGGCTCCGGGGTGGTCGCCGAGCTCCGTCCTCGGACTCGGGGCGAGCATCAAGCTCAGGCTGCCGTCCTTGGGGAGGAGGTGCGGCCGCGTGCTGCCGAGGCGGCTCTCGTGCAAGTGTCTGACGTTCCTGGAACCGCTATATCAGAAGATGGCGAGCTGCTGTGTCGGGAGAAGGATCACGACGAGGCACGCTTatggccgtgccgccgccgatgagTCCCGCAATATTAAGGTGTGCGAGGATGCAATCAGGGACGCTATTCTGCACTGCAAAAAATCACTCTAG
- the LOC127762409 gene encoding polynucleotide 3'-phosphatase ZDP has product MSTAPAASAAAKATISVEYAKSGRSSCKVCSEGIAKGALRLGASARDPRGFDSTKWYHVACFPSSSHPIDPVEKVKGFDSIKEEDREEVRELNKTCKRDHTAVGTTEESSPKKVKDSPGVAENAIISVEYAKSGRSTCKGCSESIAAGALRLGASIRDPRGFDSTKWYHIACFPSSTYPAFPVENLKGFDSIENQDRDKLRELENCKRDGNVTDQLNEQNLKKEVVHSMEDSKGTGNNIEGVKMLAGDKRAGPVIPFSVSDIKQNYKDATLPAHWKVFNTVIFREQDDGLQSSAKIAAFDFDGCLAKTSVRIVGADKWSLLYESIPEKLQILYNDGYKLVIFTNESNIERWNKKRQQAVDSKIGRLDKFIERVKVPIQVFIACGLGKGKTFPDDPFRKPNTGMWWLMREHFNSGVTVDMDKSFYVGDAAGRENDHSDADKEFAKAIGLKFHVPEEYFGEAANI; this is encoded by the exons ATGTCCACCGCACCggcggcgtccgccgccgcgaagGCGACCATCTCCGTCGAGTACGCCAAGTCCGGTCGGTCCTCCTGCAAAGTATGCAGCGAGGGCATCGCCAAGGGCGCGCTCCGCCTGGGCGCCTCCGCCCGCGACCCCCGCGGCTTCGACAGCACCAAGTGGTACCACGTCGCTTGCTTCCCCTCCTCGTCGCACCCGATTGACCCCGTCGAGAAGGTCAAGGGGTTCGACTCCATCAAG GAGGAGGATCGCGAGGAGGTGCGTGAGCTAAACAAG ACGTGTAAGAGAGACCATACTGCAGTAGGGACAACTGAAGAGTCAAGCCCAAAGAAAGTAAAAGACAGCCCAGGAGTGGCAGAAAATGCTATTATCTCAGTTGAGTATGCCAAGTCTGGCCGCTCCACCTGCAAGGGTTGCAGTGAGAGTATTGCGGCAGGTGCCCTCCGTCTTGGCGCCTCTATTCGCGATCCCCGTGGTTTTGACAGTACAAAATGGTACCATATTGCCTGCTTCCCTTCATCAACTTACCCAGCATTCCCTGTGGAGAACCTTAAGGGGTTTGATTCTATCGAG AATCAAGACCGTGATAAGTTGCGGGAGTTGGAG AATTGTAAGAGAGATGGCAATGTGACTGATCAATTGAATGAACAAAATCTGAAGAAGGAAGTG GTTCACAGCATGGAAGACTCTAAGGGCACTGGAAATAATATTGAAGGTGTTAAG ATGCTGGCAGGGGACAAAAGAGCTGGTCCAGTGATACCCTTTTCGGTTTCTGATATAAAGCAAAATTATAAG GATGCTACCCTTCCAGCGCATTGGAAGGTTTTCAATACAGTTATATTTCGTGAGCAG GATGATGGTCTTCAGTCTTCAGCTAAGATTGCTGCATTTGATTTTGATGGATGCCTCGCCAAAACCTCAGTGaggat TGTTGGTGCGGACAAGTGGTCTTTACTGTATGAATCGATTCCAGAAAAGCTGCAAATCCTGTACAATGATGGCTATAAATTG GTCATATTCACCAATGAGTCGAACATTGAACGATGGAACAAAAAGCGGCAGCAAGCTGTTGACTCCAAAATTGGGCGTCTTGACAAGTTCATTGAACGTGTAAAAGTCCCTATTCAG GTTTTCATAGCATGTGGTTTAGGGAAAGGAAAAACCTTTCCAGATGATCCATTTCGAAAACCAAACACTGGAATGTGGTGGTTGATGAGAGAGCATTTCAATTCGGGAGTTACAGTTGACATGGACAA ATCTTTCTATGTTGGTGATGCCGCTGGGAGAGAGAATGATCATAGTGATGCAGATAAAGAATTCGCTAAG GCCATTGGTCTGAAGTTTCACGTTCCTGAAGAATACTTTGGCGAAGCTGCAAATATCTAG
- the LOC127753168 gene encoding aluminum-activated malate transporter 9-like → MSRGDSAVGGVTVDVTLSPNAVLPGFAKRPEAMTEASCCGGGFPRCARAAAAAAWAFASEDAGRVAFALKAGLAMLLASLLVLVGEPFRLFGTNIIWSILTVGIMFEYTVGASFNRGFNRAVGSMVAGVVAIAVIWISLRCGSVAEPYVIGLSIFLVGAVTSFVKQLPALAPYEYGFRVILFTYCLIMVSVYRVGEPVAAGLDRLYAIAIGAVLALLVNVLIFPAWAGEQLHRELVASFAAVADSLHDCVRSYLSGDETAVDGGEPAIEKCRAILNASARIESLARSARWEPPHGRFRSFSFPWSHYARVGAVLRHCAYEVVAMHGCLHSEIQAPDGVREAFRAEIEDATAQAAELVRVLGGDVDGMTRSAERLSLLKSVHGSAYRLQLALELNSHLLVSSGSVAEEITSGGGLERSCSRLRESARRQRLSWPSREADELEEAEAGGGYAAMMVRVRALESTAALSLATFASLLLEFVARLDHLVDAVDELSKLAKFREESDSIKLAT, encoded by the exons ATGAGCAGGGGCGACAGCGCCGTGGGCGGTGTCACCGTCGACGTGACACTGTCGCCGAACGCCGTGCTCCCGGGCTTCGCCAAGAGGCCCGAGGCGATGACCGAAGCGAGCTGCTGCGGTGGCGGCTTCCCTCGGTGCGCccgggcggccgccgcggcggcgtgggcttTCGCCAGCGAGGACGCCGGCAGGGTGGCGTTCGCCCTCAAGGCCGGCCTCGCGATGCTCCTGGCGTCGCTGCTGGTGCTCGTCGGCGAGCCCTTCAGGCTGTTCGGCACCAACATCATCTGGTCCATCCTCACCGTCGGCATCATGTTCGAGTACACCGTTG GCGCCAGTTTCAACCGAGGGTTTAACCGGGCCGTGGGGAGCATGGTGGCCGGAGTTGTTGCTATCGCGGTGATCTGGATTTCGCTCAGATGCGGCAGTGTCGCCGAGCCGTACGTGATTGGCCTAAGCATCTTCCTAGTTG GGGCCGTGACGTCGTTCGTGAAGCAGCTGCCGGCGCTGGCGCCGTATGAGTACGGCTTCCGGGTGATCCTCTTCACCTACTGCCTCATCATGGTGTCGGTCTACCGCGTCGgcgagcccgtcgccgccggcctcgaccGGCTTTACGCCATCGCCATCGGCGCCGTGCTGGCGCTCCTCGTCAACGTGCTCATCTTCCCGGCGTGGGCCGGCGAGCAGCTCCACCGCGAGCTCGTCGCcagcttcgccgccgtcgccgactcgCTCCACG ACTGCGTCAGGAGCTATCTGTCAGGCGACGAAAcggccgtcgacggcggcgaaccAGCAATTGAGAAATGCCGCGCCATCCTGAACGCATCCGCTAGGATCGAATCCTTG GCGAGATCGGCGAGATGGGAGCCGCCGCACGGCCGGTTCCGCTCCTTCTCCTTCCCGTGGTCGCACTACGCCCGCGTCGGAGCCGTGCTGCGCCACTGCGCCTACGAGGTCGTCGCCATGCACGGCTGCCTGCACTCCGAGATACAG GCGCCGGACGGAGTCAGGGAGGCGTTCCGTGCGGAGATCGAGGACGCGACGGCGCAGGCGGCCGAGCTCGTCCGTGTCCttggcggcgacgtcgacggcatGACGCGCAGCGCCGAGAGGCTGAGCCTTCTCAAGAGCGTGCACGGCTCCGCCTACCGCCTCCAGCTCGCGCTGGAGCTCAACTCGCACCTCCTCGTCTCGTCCGGCTCCGTGGCGGAGGAGatcacgagcggcggcggcctcgagcGCTCGTGCTCGCGGCTGCGCgagagcgcgcggcggcagaggcTGTCGTGGCCGTCGCGGGAGGCGGACGagctggaggaggcggaggccggcggcggataCGCGGCGATGATGGTGAGGGTGCGCGCGCTGGAGAGCACGGCGGCGCTGTCGCTGGCCACGTTCGCGTCGCTGCTGCTCGAGTTCGTGGCGCGGCTGGACCACCTCGTGGATGCCGTCGACGAGCTCTCCAAGCTCGCAAAATTCAGGGAAGAAAGCGACTCGATCAAACTAGCTACCTGA
- the LOC127760521 gene encoding 3'-5' exonuclease-like — translation MATSIVDDFGDGTYTVAFDEDYIHTTVTYSGDDVDDWLDEILRIHRRRLNYLVVGLDVEWRPATYYHGPGPVAVLQICVGRRCLIFQILHADYVPDSLFDFLADGRFTFVGVGIHDDVAKLRSHHGLEVENAVDLRYLAAQTIGKPALRSAGLQGLVREVMGVWAPKPYHVRVSAWDSWNLTPEQVMYACADAFASFEVGRSLYYDYD, via the coding sequence atgGCGACTTCGATCGTGGACGACTTCGGCGACGGCACCTACACGGTGGCGTTCGACGAGGACTACATCCACACGACGGTGACTTACTCCGGCGATGACGTCGACGATTGGCTGGACGAGATCCTccgcatccaccgccgccgcctcaactaCCTCGTCGTCGGGCTCGACGTCGAGTGGCGCCCCGCCACCTACTATCACGGGCCGGGCCCCGTCGCCGTGCTCCAGATCTGCgtcggccgccgctgcctcatCTTCCAGATCCTCCACGCGGACTACGTCCCGGACTCGCTGTTCGACTTCCTCGCCGACGGCCGCTTCACCTTCGTCGGCGTCGGGATCCACGACGACGTGGCCAAGCTGAGGAGCCATCACGGGCTGGAGGTGGAGAACGCGGTGGACCTTCGCTACCTCGCCGCGCAGACGATCGGGAAGCCGGCGCTGCGGAGCGCCGGGCTGCAGGGGTTGGTGCGAGAGGTGATGGGCGTGTGGGCGCCCAAGCCTTACCACGTGCGGGTGAGCGCCTGGGACTCTTGGAATCTGACGCCGGAGCAGGTGATGTACGCGTGCGCGGACGCCTTCGCCTCGTTCGAGGTTGGCCGGAGTCTGTACTACGACTACGACTAG
- the LOC127760476 gene encoding 3'-5' exonuclease-like, translating into MATSIVNDFGDGTYTVAFDEDKIYTTVTDSGEEVEEWLDEIVRIHHRRLDHLIVGLDVEWNPASGFCAPGPVAVLQICVGRRCLVFQIIHADYVPDQLGDFLGDGRFTFVGVGIHDDVDKLREHYDLEVENAVDLRYLAAQTIGKPALRSTGLQGLVWEVMDVWMEKPHHVRVSAWDSRQLTLDQVMYACADAFASLEVGRSLYDDYE; encoded by the coding sequence ATGGCGACCTCGATCGTGAACGACTTCGGCGATGGCACCTACACGGTGGCGTTCGACGAGGACAAAATCTACACGACGGTGACGGactccggcgaggaggtcgaGGAGTGGCTGGACGAGATCGTCCgcatccaccaccgccgcctcgaccacCTCATCGTCGGGCTCGACGTCGAGTGGAACCCAGCAAGCGGCTTTTGCGCTCCGGGCCCCGTCGCCGTGCTCCAGATCTGCgtcggccgccgctgcctcgtCTTCCAGATCATCCACGCCGACTACGTCCCGGACCAGCTGGGCGACTTCCTCGGCGACGGCCGCTTCACCTTCGTCGGCGTCGGGATCCACGACGACGTGGACAAGCTGAGGGAGCATTACGACCTGGAGGTGGAGAACGCGGTGGACCTGCGCTACCTCGCCGCGCAGACGATCGGGAAGCCGGCGCTGCGGAGCACCGGGCTGCAGGGGTTGGTGTGGGAGGTGATGGACGTGTGGATGGAGAAGCCGCACCACGTGCGGGTGAGCGCCTGGGACTCAAGGCAGCTGACGCTGGACCAGGTGATGTACGCGTGCGCCGACGCCTTCGCCTCGTTGGAGGTCGGCCGGAGTCTGTACGACGACTACgagtag